Proteins from a single region of Streptomyces sp. HUAS 15-9:
- a CDS encoding rod shape-determining protein has protein sequence MTVSLEQLRRCHFAVDLGAARTRVYVKGAGLVVDQPSVAAVNIRTGALIAVGDFAERMTGRTPSYIRVVRPVSGGTVVDIEMAQRMLRHLLGDKVRRTLRRKTRLRAAACTPHDAGPLAQRATIETLVGLGARRVELVDTLIAAAVGCGLPVEQPQGMMIVVCGAAATQVAVLSLGSIVTAERINVGGEAVDHAIVQLLRHEHELVLPSQSVRPLQLALSGSGLNAQGPATTEIHGRDVATGLARSVRVDTATVREAIHTPLTAVLDGIGKVLRVCPPDLVADLADVGMMMVGGSALIPGFDEMLRRATGMPVHIAERPDVCAVQGIGAMLEGRIEPMTLDPLAA, from the coding sequence GTGACCGTCAGTCTGGAGCAGTTGCGCCGCTGCCACTTCGCCGTCGACCTGGGGGCGGCCCGCACCCGGGTGTATGTGAAGGGCGCCGGTCTGGTCGTCGACCAGCCCTCCGTCGCTGCCGTGAACATCCGGACCGGCGCGCTCATCGCGGTGGGCGACTTCGCGGAGCGGATGACGGGGCGGACGCCGAGTTACATCCGCGTGGTGCGGCCGGTCTCCGGCGGTACGGTCGTCGACATCGAGATGGCCCAGCGCATGCTGCGCCATCTGCTCGGCGACAAGGTCCGCCGCACCCTGCGCCGCAAGACCCGCCTCCGGGCCGCCGCCTGCACCCCGCACGACGCCGGTCCGCTGGCCCAGCGAGCGACCATCGAGACCCTGGTCGGCCTGGGCGCCCGGCGCGTCGAACTCGTCGACACCCTCATCGCCGCCGCCGTGGGCTGCGGGCTCCCGGTGGAACAGCCCCAGGGCATGATGATCGTCGTGTGCGGGGCCGCCGCCACCCAGGTCGCCGTCCTCTCGCTCGGCTCGATCGTCACCGCCGAGCGGATCAACGTCGGCGGGGAGGCCGTCGACCACGCGATCGTGCAGCTCCTGCGGCACGAGCACGAACTGGTGCTGCCGAGCCAGTCCGTACGGCCGTTGCAGCTGGCCCTGTCCGGCAGCGGTCTCAACGCGCAGGGACCGGCGACCACGGAGATCCACGGGCGGGACGTGGCCACCGGCCTCGCCCGGTCCGTGCGGGTCGACACCGCGACCGTACGGGAAGCCATCCACACGCCGTTGACGGCCGTGCTGGACGGCATCGGCAAGGTGCTGCGGGTCTGCCCACCCGATCTGGTGGCCGACCTCGCCGACGTCGGGATGATGATGGTCGGCGGGTCCGCGCTGATCCCCGGGTTCGACGAGATGCTCAGACGGGCCACCGGCATGCCGGTGCACATCGCCGAGCGGCCCGACGTGTGTGCCGTACAGGGCATCGGCGCCATGCTGGAGGGCAGGATCGAGCCGATGACGCTGGACCCACTGGCGGCCTGA
- a CDS encoding acyl-CoA synthetase, giving the protein MSSLFPALVGGSGERVALRFGERSLTYAQLGAAAGAVAARVHGAGRVAVWATPELETAVGVVGVLLAGAAAVPLNPKSGEKELAHILSDSAPSLVLTAPGDELPAALADLERVDVDAFGSGDVPEDRTSESDPALIVYTSGTTGPPKGAVIPRRALATTLDALADAWQWTGEDVLVHGLPLFHVHGLVLGVLGPLRRGGSVRHLGRFGTEGVTRELNDGATILFGVPTMYHRIAEALPRDPELAKALGRARLLVSGSAALPVHDHERITAATGQRVIERYGMTETLMNTSVRADGEPRAGTVGVPLPGVELRLVEEDGTPVAAYDGETVGEIQVRGPNLFTEYLNRPDATAAAFTEDGWFRTGDMAVREPDGYVRIVGRKATDLIKSGGYKIGAGEIENALLEHPGVLEAAVTGEPDADLGERIVAWIVPADPQSPPSDQELADHVARRLAPHKRPRVVRHLDVLPRNDMGKIMKRELRDA; this is encoded by the coding sequence GTGTCCTCCCTCTTTCCGGCCCTGGTGGGCGGTTCCGGCGAGCGAGTCGCCCTGCGGTTCGGCGAACGGTCGCTGACGTACGCGCAACTGGGTGCCGCCGCGGGGGCCGTGGCCGCCCGGGTTCATGGCGCGGGCCGGGTGGCCGTGTGGGCGACCCCGGAGCTGGAGACGGCCGTCGGGGTGGTGGGCGTGCTGCTCGCCGGGGCGGCCGCGGTGCCGCTCAACCCGAAGTCGGGGGAGAAGGAACTCGCGCACATCCTCTCCGACAGCGCGCCCTCGCTGGTGCTGACCGCGCCGGGTGACGAACTCCCGGCGGCACTGGCTGACTTGGAGCGCGTCGATGTCGACGCGTTCGGCAGCGGGGACGTGCCCGAGGACCGTACGTCCGAAAGCGACCCCGCGCTGATCGTCTACACCTCCGGCACCACCGGTCCGCCCAAGGGCGCCGTCATCCCCCGCCGGGCGCTCGCCACGACCCTGGACGCGCTCGCCGACGCCTGGCAGTGGACCGGCGAGGACGTCCTGGTGCACGGGCTGCCGCTGTTCCATGTGCACGGTCTGGTGCTCGGCGTGCTCGGCCCGCTCCGGCGCGGCGGATCCGTGCGGCATCTCGGGCGCTTCGGCACCGAGGGCGTGACCCGGGAGCTGAACGACGGCGCCACCATACTGTTCGGGGTGCCGACGATGTACCACCGCATCGCCGAGGCCCTGCCCCGCGACCCGGAGCTGGCCAAGGCGCTCGGCCGGGCCCGGCTGCTCGTCTCCGGCTCGGCCGCGCTGCCCGTGCACGACCACGAGCGGATCACGGCGGCGACCGGTCAGCGGGTGATCGAGCGGTACGGCATGACGGAGACGCTCATGAACACCAGCGTGCGGGCCGACGGCGAGCCGCGCGCGGGCACGGTCGGGGTGCCGCTGCCGGGCGTGGAGCTTCGGCTGGTGGAGGAGGACGGGACGCCCGTCGCGGCGTACGACGGGGAGACCGTCGGCGAGATCCAGGTGCGCGGCCCGAACCTGTTCACCGAGTACCTCAACCGGCCCGACGCGACCGCCGCCGCCTTCACCGAGGACGGCTGGTTCCGGACCGGGGACATGGCCGTGCGCGAGCCGGACGGGTACGTGCGCATCGTCGGACGCAAGGCCACCGACCTGATCAAGAGCGGCGGTTACAAGATCGGGGCCGGGGAGATCGAGAACGCCCTCCTGGAGCATCCGGGGGTGCTGGAGGCGGCCGTCACCGGGGAACCGGACGCGGATCTGGGCGAGCGGATCGTGGCGTGGATCGTCCCGGCGGATCCCCAGTCCCCGCCGTCCGACCAGGAGTTGGCCGACCATGTGGCCCGCAGGCTGGCTCCGCACAAGCGCCCGCGTGTCGTACGGCACCTGGACGTCCTCCCCCGCAACGACATGGGGAAGATCATGAAGCGGGAGCTGCGCGATGCCTGA
- a CDS encoding CU044_2847 family protein, protein MAKLVEFRTDDGTVVVVETADPTTGTRLVSRGEGPGNGPGNGTADRTVHTFESALGSVRSAAQSALRVFREGALRPDSVELEFGVKLSAEAGAVIAKGAAEGQLVVRLSWSSGQEAAAPSSTPRQEPPQTPAVPPAAGPTTGS, encoded by the coding sequence ATGGCCAAGCTGGTGGAGTTCAGGACCGATGACGGCACGGTCGTCGTCGTGGAGACCGCGGACCCCACGACCGGGACCCGCCTCGTCTCACGCGGCGAAGGCCCCGGCAACGGACCCGGCAACGGAACGGCGGACCGGACCGTCCACACCTTCGAGAGCGCCCTGGGCTCGGTCCGCTCGGCGGCGCAGTCCGCGCTGCGGGTCTTCCGGGAGGGCGCGCTGCGGCCCGACTCCGTGGAGCTGGAGTTCGGGGTGAAGCTGAGCGCGGAGGCCGGGGCGGTGATCGCCAAGGGTGCGGCCGAGGGACAACTGGTCGTCCGGCTCAGCTGGTCGTCGGGACAGGAGGCGGCGGCCCCGTCGAGCACGCCACGTCAGGAGCCGCCGCAGACGCCGGCCGTCCCGCCCGCGGCGGGTCCCACCACCGGGTCCTGA
- a CDS encoding FkbM family methyltransferase has product MRGPTLATRLAPRLPTRLVAATARALYPRFEPELARLGELCPAGCGTAVDVGGWYGPWTRRLSARARQVVTVEPVPHLARLLSSAAFPANVRVIQAAAADRPGIARLWLPPDDAGDRGVSSLVRRDIHGRALEVPCVPLDDLGLRDVGFIKIDVDGSELAVLRGATALLARDRPALFVELESRIQPIAPVLTYLRLLGYEGWVLPGAGWIPLASFPLEAHQAGTAHVVSRGLLRRVLPFRAVRGPRYVNSVLFLPDGRRPGTTPMGDDGPHAALRKAPR; this is encoded by the coding sequence GTGAGGGGACCGACCCTGGCCACCCGGCTGGCCCCCCGCCTCCCCACCCGGCTCGTCGCCGCCACCGCCCGCGCGCTGTACCCGCGCTTCGAACCCGAGCTGGCCCGCCTCGGCGAGCTCTGCCCGGCCGGCTGCGGCACGGCGGTGGACGTGGGCGGCTGGTACGGCCCGTGGACCCGCCGTCTGTCGGCACGCGCACGCCAGGTGGTCACCGTGGAACCGGTCCCCCATCTGGCCCGTCTGCTGTCCTCGGCGGCGTTCCCGGCGAACGTGCGGGTGATCCAGGCCGCCGCCGCGGACCGCCCCGGCATCGCCCGGCTCTGGCTGCCGCCGGACGACGCGGGCGACCGGGGTGTGTCGTCCCTGGTGCGCCGGGACATCCACGGCCGGGCCCTGGAGGTGCCCTGTGTGCCGCTGGACGACCTGGGACTGCGGGACGTCGGCTTCATCAAGATCGACGTGGACGGCAGCGAACTGGCGGTGCTGCGCGGCGCCACGGCACTGCTCGCGCGCGACCGCCCGGCGCTGTTCGTGGAGCTGGAGTCACGGATCCAGCCGATCGCGCCGGTGCTGACGTATCTGCGGCTGCTGGGCTACGAGGGCTGGGTGCTGCCGGGGGCCGGCTGGATCCCGCTGGCCTCCTTCCCGCTGGAGGCCCACCAGGCCGGAACCGCGCATGTCGTCTCGCGCGGCCTGCTGCGCCGGGTCCTCCCCTTCCGCGCGGTCAGGGGTCCGCGCTACGTCAACTCCGTGCTGTTCCTCCCGGACGGCCGCCGCCCGGGTACGACCCCGATGGGCGACGATGGTCCCCATGCCGCCCTCCGGAAAGCGCCCCGCTAG
- a CDS encoding ATP-grasp domain-containing protein, with the protein MPRIALATYDPGDEPHHDRDLPALVAALTDAGAEAGAVHWDDPGVDWDGFDLVVIRSTWDYSWRADEFVAWAERVGKATRLANPAAVVRWNTDKRYLGDLAAAGVPVVPTSYLAPGDAPDLPDDREFVVKPTFGAGARFAARYTPGERDRAVGHLARMHDEGLTAMVQPYVEGIDVSGERALQFFGGRLLHASRKRAVLAPGAAYDAAKVAHPDLEPWTPTPAELSVAERALAAVPDAPELLYARVDLVDGEEGEPRVMELELVEPNLFLFLHPGSVDEVVAGILAAAATR; encoded by the coding sequence ATGCCCCGTATCGCACTCGCCACCTACGACCCGGGCGATGAGCCCCATCACGACCGTGACCTGCCCGCGCTGGTGGCGGCCCTCACGGACGCCGGGGCCGAGGCCGGTGCCGTGCACTGGGACGATCCCGGCGTCGACTGGGACGGGTTCGATCTCGTCGTCATCCGGTCGACCTGGGACTACAGCTGGCGCGCGGACGAGTTCGTGGCGTGGGCGGAGCGGGTCGGTAAGGCGACGCGCCTCGCCAATCCGGCGGCCGTCGTGCGCTGGAACACGGACAAGCGGTATCTCGGTGACCTCGCGGCGGCCGGTGTGCCCGTCGTGCCGACCAGCTACCTCGCCCCCGGCGACGCCCCCGACCTGCCCGACGACCGCGAGTTCGTGGTCAAGCCCACCTTCGGCGCGGGCGCCCGGTTCGCCGCGCGCTACACCCCCGGCGAGCGGGACCGGGCCGTGGGGCATCTGGCGCGGATGCACGACGAGGGGCTCACCGCGATGGTGCAGCCGTACGTCGAGGGCATAGACGTCAGTGGTGAGCGCGCCCTGCAGTTCTTCGGCGGCCGTCTGCTGCACGCCAGCCGCAAGCGCGCCGTCCTGGCACCCGGCGCCGCCTACGACGCGGCCAAGGTGGCCCACCCCGACCTGGAACCGTGGACCCCGACCCCTGCCGAACTCTCCGTCGCCGAACGCGCCCTGGCCGCCGTACCGGACGCTCCCGAGCTGCTGTACGCGCGCGTGGACCTCGTCGACGGGGAGGAGGGGGAACCCCGGGTCATGGAGCTGGAGCTCGTCGAGCCGAACCTGTTCCTCTTCCTGCACCCCGGCTCGGTGGACGAGGTCGTCGCCGGGATCCTCGCGGCGGCCGCTACTCGCTGA
- a CDS encoding DUF6924 domain-containing protein, which yields MQRSNWPLLDGRTRPLKLKEWGDLAVMDPDAGKRPRGRGFLAAEKDWLRIDAGSAMENPVVALYAGDDPGAESGWDEVEEVTVISTTGFLALCDSGYEPLRKENLATAGVGPYLIRVHASDRSSDGRRPRFLIQVIPGERTGAEPEPASSTIEESTGPFLVRTCFEQPDEWARLLQALEGGSEHHESITVIDNRAYAGFTADRIQARIGRDDEDWPGITLVLIADEWALASAEFPLLAVNNLPDEDDDPFRITLAAAGSFVVNMELANTSFGAWGDGVDADGIYREEHY from the coding sequence ATGCAGCGTTCCAACTGGCCGCTCCTTGACGGCCGCACCCGGCCGCTCAAGTTGAAGGAGTGGGGCGACCTGGCCGTCATGGACCCCGACGCCGGCAAGCGGCCACGTGGACGCGGGTTCCTCGCGGCCGAGAAGGACTGGCTGCGCATCGATGCCGGAAGCGCCATGGAGAACCCCGTCGTCGCTCTCTACGCCGGAGACGACCCGGGAGCGGAGAGCGGCTGGGACGAGGTCGAAGAGGTCACCGTGATCTCCACGACCGGCTTCCTCGCCCTGTGCGACAGCGGATACGAGCCGCTGCGCAAAGAGAATCTCGCCACCGCAGGAGTCGGCCCCTACCTGATCCGTGTCCATGCCAGTGACCGGTCGTCGGACGGCAGGAGGCCCCGCTTCCTCATCCAGGTCATCCCCGGCGAGCGTACGGGGGCCGAGCCCGAGCCGGCCTCCTCCACGATCGAGGAGTCCACCGGGCCGTTCCTGGTGCGGACGTGCTTCGAACAGCCGGATGAGTGGGCACGCTTGCTCCAGGCCCTCGAAGGAGGCTCGGAGCACCACGAGTCGATCACCGTCATCGACAACCGCGCCTATGCGGGCTTCACGGCGGATCGGATCCAGGCGCGGATCGGGCGGGATGACGAGGACTGGCCCGGCATCACCCTCGTCCTCATCGCCGACGAGTGGGCACTGGCCTCCGCGGAGTTCCCTTTGCTGGCCGTGAACAACCTGCCCGACGAGGACGACGATCCGTTCAGGATCACCCTCGCAGCGGCCGGTTCCTTCGTCGTCAACATGGAGCTGGCGAACACGAGTTTCGGTGCGTGGGGCGATGGTGTCGACGCCGACGGCATCTACCGGGAAGAGCACTACTGA
- a CDS encoding MerR family transcriptional regulator, which yields MELLTIGAFSKACRLSPKALRLYDELELLRPARVDPDTGYRYYAVEQLERARLVAWLRRLGMPLASIRQVCALPPAAAAREIRAYWARVERETAVRRDLAGFLVDHLTAEPRKDTTMLELRYCAHSDTGRVRPANQDTAYAGTRLLAVADGFGPAGAPASSAAVEALKFLESEEPSAGSVLNLLEEAVRGATEAVRDVAGGSDTVGTTLTALLWTGSRLALVHIGDSRAYLLRDGGLFRITHDHTVVQSMIDEGRLTAEEATAHPQHAMLLKALSGDTPAVPDLKLHDALPGDRYLLCSDGLSGVVPDARITQLLSTAPAPDTAVRTLITEANAVGSPDNVSCVVADVVEAAA from the coding sequence ATGGAGCTGCTGACGATCGGGGCCTTCTCGAAGGCGTGCCGGCTGTCACCGAAGGCGCTGCGGCTGTACGACGAGCTGGAGCTGCTGCGGCCCGCGCGGGTCGACCCGGACACCGGGTACCGCTATTACGCGGTGGAGCAGCTGGAGCGGGCACGGCTGGTGGCGTGGCTGCGGCGGCTGGGGATGCCGCTGGCCTCGATCCGGCAGGTGTGCGCGCTGCCGCCCGCGGCGGCCGCCCGCGAGATCCGTGCCTATTGGGCGCGGGTCGAGCGGGAGACGGCCGTACGCCGCGATCTGGCCGGGTTCCTCGTCGACCACCTGACCGCAGAGCCGAGGAAGGACACCACGATGCTGGAACTGCGCTATTGCGCCCACTCCGACACCGGGCGCGTACGGCCCGCCAACCAGGACACGGCCTACGCGGGCACACGGCTGCTCGCCGTGGCCGACGGGTTCGGGCCCGCCGGGGCGCCCGCGAGCAGCGCCGCCGTGGAGGCGCTGAAGTTCCTGGAGAGCGAGGAGCCGTCGGCGGGCAGCGTGCTGAACCTGCTGGAGGAGGCCGTGCGGGGCGCGACCGAGGCGGTCCGGGACGTGGCCGGCGGCAGCGACACCGTCGGCACCACGCTGACCGCGCTGCTGTGGACGGGGTCCCGGCTGGCCCTCGTCCACATCGGCGACTCCCGCGCGTATCTGCTCCGCGACGGCGGCCTGTTCCGGATCACCCACGACCACACGGTCGTCCAGTCGATGATCGACGAGGGCCGGCTGACCGCGGAGGAGGCCACCGCCCATCCACAGCACGCCATGCTCCTCAAGGCGCTCTCGGGCGACACCCCTGCCGTCCCCGACCTGAAACTGCACGACGCCCTGCCCGGCGACCGGTACCTGCTGTGCTCCGACGGCCTGTCCGGCGTCGTACCGGACGCCCGGATCACCCAGCTCCTGTCCACCGCCCCGGCCCCGGACACCGCCGTACGCACCCTGATCACCGAGGCGAACGCCGTGGGCAGCCCGGACAACGTGAGCTGCGTGGTGGCGGACGTGGTGGAGGCGGCGGCCTGA
- a CDS encoding Trm112 family protein, with amino-acid sequence MKPDDPLLRILACPLDKGPLHLLPEEALYNPRLRRRYPIVDGIPQLLPSSGEQVSDDEHEELLRRMTP; translated from the coding sequence ATGAAACCCGACGACCCGCTGCTGAGGATCCTGGCGTGCCCGCTGGACAAGGGGCCGCTGCACCTGCTGCCCGAGGAGGCCCTCTACAACCCGCGGCTGCGCCGCCGCTATCCGATCGTGGACGGCATCCCGCAGCTGCTGCCGTCGTCCGGGGAGCAGGTGTCGGACGACGAGCACGAGGAGCTGCTGAGGCGGATGACGCCGTGA
- a CDS encoding O-methyltransferase, protein MALSGTDAYTGVDHLPPLVRRAVAVARGHGFPYSCRPEQGRLLYALAGGARARIGETGTGLGVGLAWLAAGAGDGVRLYSVEREPARARVAAGIFAGRPGAEVLTGDWRRIEEHAPYDLLVLDGGGQGKAPGDTPADVERLLVPGGTVVVDDFTPATTWPPLHDGLPDRARLHWLEHPVLCSAELRLASDLSAVVGTRRLV, encoded by the coding sequence ATGGCGCTTTCGGGGACCGACGCGTACACCGGCGTGGACCATCTGCCTCCGCTCGTCCGGCGCGCGGTGGCCGTCGCCCGTGGCCACGGCTTCCCGTATTCGTGCCGCCCCGAGCAGGGGCGTCTGCTGTACGCCCTGGCGGGCGGCGCACGGGCCCGGATCGGCGAGACGGGCACGGGGCTCGGGGTGGGGCTGGCTTGGCTGGCCGCCGGCGCGGGTGACGGCGTGCGGCTGTACAGCGTCGAGCGCGAGCCGGCGCGGGCGCGGGTCGCGGCCGGGATCTTCGCCGGCCGGCCGGGGGCCGAGGTGCTCACCGGCGACTGGCGGAGGATCGAGGAGCACGCGCCGTACGACCTGCTCGTGCTCGACGGCGGCGGGCAGGGAAAAGCGCCCGGGGACACCCCCGCCGACGTGGAGCGGCTGCTCGTACCCGGCGGCACGGTCGTCGTGGACGACTTCACGCCCGCCACCACCTGGCCGCCGCTGCACGACGGTCTCCCCGACCGGGCCCGGCTGCACTGGCTGGAGCACCCGGTGCTGTGCTCGGCGGAGCTGCGACTCGCTTCGGATCTGAGCGCGGTCGTGGGGACGCGGCGCCTGGTGTAG
- a CDS encoding cytidine deaminase family protein: protein MTTQTHPVDHELVQAAALVARTRCRGDNHTMAAAARARDGRIVTAVNAYHFTGGPCAELVLIGAAAAQGAYDLDTIVAVGDRDRGVVPPCGRCRQVLLDYFPALKVIVGEGDRVRTVPVTDLLPESYVWADHQLDAE, encoded by the coding sequence ATGACCACGCAGACCCACCCCGTCGACCATGAACTCGTCCAGGCCGCGGCGCTCGTCGCTCGCACTCGCTGTCGGGGCGACAACCACACCATGGCTGCCGCGGCCCGCGCCCGGGACGGCCGGATCGTCACCGCGGTGAACGCCTACCACTTCACGGGAGGGCCGTGCGCGGAGCTGGTCCTCATCGGCGCGGCAGCCGCCCAGGGCGCCTACGACCTGGACACGATCGTCGCCGTGGGCGACCGCGACCGGGGGGTTGTTCCCCCGTGCGGTCGGTGCCGTCAGGTCCTTCTCGACTACTTCCCCGCCCTCAAGGTCATTGTCGGCGAAGGCGACCGCGTACGAACCGTCCCTGTCACCGACCTGCTGCCCGAAAGCTATGTCTGGGCCGACCACCAGCTGGACGCCGAGTAG
- a CDS encoding condensation protein, which translates to MTALQHRPDGPARPPSRIPFPVVDEVARHCLQDAEPETVHIEVRLPGRLDPARLRTAFGEALRRHPRILMREAPRARYRARYEWELTAEPDVEVIRFPPPDRDARGQARQRALDCAPPLSAAPPIRLEAVPEGEGTVLILTVNHAALDGPACLRVVATAAELYGGRDNSPAAPPVRTQDAQRESVAVPSNWTPPARVAPGSPGPTPSPGNGVIVTELPLPHRPKGSPYTVNDQLMVTTALLIARWNRDHGARPRPIRITMPVDDRPRDAGMPIGNGTRLVEVPFAPEELDATDMAGLLRRTAVRTRFLKSLPRPQLGHGAVLLTAPWAPVAVRAALTRGLRRAVAPWTSTTLLSNIGRIPYPLDFGEEAGRADAVWFSAPARMPRGLTFTTASTAGRLHLSVRWSRALLGPGDGAELRDLFEHYLHTTEVTAP; encoded by the coding sequence CGGACGGTCCCGCGCGGCCCCCGTCCCGTATCCCGTTCCCGGTCGTCGACGAGGTCGCCCGGCACTGTCTGCAGGACGCGGAACCGGAGACCGTGCACATCGAGGTCCGGCTGCCCGGCCGACTGGACCCCGCGCGGCTGCGCACGGCCTTCGGGGAGGCGCTGCGCCGGCATCCACGCATCCTGATGCGGGAGGCTCCCCGGGCCAGGTACCGGGCCCGGTACGAGTGGGAGCTGACGGCGGAACCGGACGTGGAGGTGATCCGCTTCCCGCCGCCGGACCGGGACGCGCGAGGGCAGGCCCGGCAGCGCGCCCTGGACTGCGCTCCCCCGCTCTCCGCCGCCCCGCCGATCCGCCTGGAGGCGGTGCCCGAGGGCGAGGGCACGGTGCTGATCCTCACCGTCAACCACGCCGCCCTGGACGGCCCGGCCTGCCTGCGCGTCGTGGCCACGGCGGCGGAGCTGTACGGCGGCCGGGACAACTCGCCCGCCGCACCTCCCGTACGCACGCAGGACGCACAGCGGGAGTCCGTGGCCGTCCCGTCCAACTGGACCCCGCCCGCCCGGGTGGCCCCCGGCAGCCCCGGCCCCACCCCCTCCCCCGGCAATGGCGTGATCGTCACCGAACTGCCCCTCCCGCACCGCCCCAAGGGCTCCCCGTACACGGTGAACGACCAGCTCATGGTCACCACCGCGCTGCTGATCGCCCGCTGGAACCGGGACCACGGCGCCCGCCCCCGCCCGATCCGCATCACCATGCCCGTCGACGACCGCCCCCGGGACGCGGGCATGCCCATCGGCAACGGCACCCGGCTCGTCGAGGTCCCCTTCGCGCCCGAGGAGTTGGACGCGACGGACATGGCCGGGCTGCTGCGCCGCACCGCCGTCCGCACCCGGTTCCTCAAGTCCCTGCCCCGGCCCCAACTCGGCCACGGCGCCGTCCTGCTGACCGCTCCCTGGGCCCCGGTGGCCGTACGAGCCGCGCTCACCCGGGGGCTGCGCAGGGCCGTCGCACCCTGGACGTCGACCACCCTGCTCAGCAACATCGGCCGCATCCCCTACCCGCTGGACTTCGGCGAGGAGGCGGGCCGCGCGGACGCCGTCTGGTTCTCCGCACCGGCCCGTATGCCGCGCGGGCTCACCTTCACCACCGCCTCCACCGCGGGCCGCCTCCACCTCTCCGTGCGCTGGTCCCGCGCCCTGCTCGGCCCAGGGGACGGTGCCGAGCTGCGCGATCTGTTCGAGCACTATCTGCACACCACGGAGGTGACCGCCCCATGA
- a CDS encoding carboxyl transferase domain-containing protein, producing the protein MPERLSARDILALVCDASTFTELPYREGKSAPDGPISWQGYDASRARAARRTGEEESVVCGTARVEGTPAVLIAFEFGFLGGSLGRRTGDRLEAAYTHARAHRLPVVPLIATGGSRMQEGMFALTQLQRVARQSALTREAGLSQIAVLRDPTTGGGWATLGAGADITLALPGAQVGFAGSRVRPPDADPAAYTAEAQVAAGSADAVVRPEELRETLGLWLRLLTTPAAEAPPPSALGSTPLPATGWEAVLRARSPERPRAQAYLDAYFTRRAALVGDRCGGTDPDGMLCGFGERDGRTVAYAAQTGTKTRPAGYRTAARLIRLADRLGIPVLTLVDTPGAANDAEAEREGAGAAIADVFGAVAAARTPVTTLVIGEGGSGGALALAAPGNTWATPDSYFSVIAPELAAAILKRPPEETEATADQLRIRPQDLVELGVIRGIVDHARR; encoded by the coding sequence ATGCCTGAGCGGCTGTCGGCGCGCGACATACTCGCACTGGTCTGCGACGCCTCCACCTTCACCGAACTCCCCTACCGGGAAGGGAAGTCCGCGCCCGACGGACCGATCTCCTGGCAGGGGTACGACGCCTCGCGCGCCCGCGCCGCCCGCCGCACCGGCGAGGAGGAGTCCGTCGTCTGCGGCACCGCCCGCGTCGAGGGCACGCCCGCCGTGCTGATCGCCTTCGAGTTCGGCTTCCTCGGCGGCTCCCTGGGCCGGCGTACCGGCGACCGCCTGGAGGCGGCGTACACCCACGCCCGCGCACACCGCCTCCCGGTCGTCCCGCTGATCGCCACCGGCGGCAGCCGGATGCAGGAGGGCATGTTCGCGCTGACCCAACTCCAGCGTGTGGCCCGACAGTCGGCGCTCACCCGGGAGGCAGGCCTGTCCCAGATCGCCGTACTGCGCGACCCGACGACGGGCGGCGGCTGGGCCACCCTGGGCGCCGGTGCCGACATCACCCTCGCCCTCCCCGGGGCCCAGGTCGGCTTCGCGGGCTCCCGGGTCCGCCCGCCGGACGCCGACCCCGCCGCCTACACGGCGGAGGCGCAGGTGGCGGCGGGTTCGGCGGACGCGGTGGTACGACCCGAGGAGCTGCGGGAGACGCTCGGGCTGTGGCTACGGCTGCTGACCACACCGGCGGCCGAGGCCCCGCCCCCGTCCGCGCTCGGCTCCACACCCCTCCCGGCCACCGGCTGGGAGGCCGTCCTCCGCGCCCGCTCCCCCGAACGCCCCCGGGCACAGGCCTACTTGGACGCGTACTTCACCCGCCGTGCCGCGCTCGTCGGCGACCGCTGCGGGGGCACCGATCCCGACGGGATGCTGTGCGGCTTCGGCGAGCGGGACGGACGTACCGTCGCCTACGCCGCCCAGACCGGGACGAAGACCCGCCCCGCCGGATACCGCACCGCCGCCCGGCTGATCCGGCTGGCGGACCGGCTCGGGATACCGGTGCTGACCCTGGTGGACACACCGGGCGCGGCGAACGACGCCGAGGCGGAGCGAGAGGGCGCGGGTGCGGCGATCGCGGACGTGTTCGGGGCCGTGGCCGCCGCCCGTACCCCGGTCACCACGCTCGTCATCGGCGAGGGCGGCTCGGGCGGGGCGCTGGCGCTGGCGGCGCCCGGCAACACCTGGGCCACGCCGGACAGTTACTTCTCGGTCATCGCCCCGGAACTGGCGGCCGCCATCCTGAAGCGCCCCCCGGAGGAGACGGAGGCGACGGCCGACCAGCTCCGTATCCGGCCACAGGACCTGGTGGAGCTGGGAGTGATCCGCGGCATCGTGGACCACGCCCGGCGTTGA